From a single Pigmentibacter ruber genomic region:
- a CDS encoding 3-oxoacyl-ACP synthase III family protein — translation MAKYFKTVMTHFSRYLPPGRVTNNDLSKLMDTNDAWITERSGIKERRFVEEPIATSDLAIEAVKKVLAESNLKPTDFDYIIASTLSPDYYFPGIAPIVQHKLGFPTIPAIDIRVQCSAFVYSTQLADAMLKSGQYKRILLVFSDVQSKLLDLTTNGRNVAVLFGDGAAAIICEAKECSQEEIPQASNQSSGVIDTILGSDGVGAEMLLLRTPGTATRGFLSPETYENGDWHPKMDGRVVFKHAVNRMCEVAETLMERNKISANDIACLIPHQANLRISEMVREKMGLSEGKVFNNIHKYGNTTSATIPICINEALEEGRIKKGDLILTVAFGAGFTWGGSLIRL, via the coding sequence ATGGCAAAATATTTTAAGACAGTGATGACCCATTTTTCTCGCTATCTTCCCCCGGGAAGAGTTACTAATAATGATTTAAGTAAATTAATGGATACAAACGATGCTTGGATAACTGAGAGATCTGGAATTAAAGAACGTAGATTTGTTGAAGAACCTATTGCGACTTCTGATCTTGCTATAGAAGCCGTTAAAAAAGTTTTAGCAGAATCTAATTTAAAACCCACTGATTTTGATTATATTATAGCTTCGACGTTATCACCAGACTATTATTTTCCTGGAATTGCTCCTATTGTTCAGCACAAACTAGGCTTTCCTACTATTCCTGCCATTGATATCCGAGTTCAATGCAGTGCCTTTGTTTATTCAACGCAACTTGCTGATGCTATGCTAAAAAGCGGTCAGTACAAAAGAATACTCTTAGTTTTCTCAGATGTGCAAAGTAAATTGCTTGATTTGACTACTAATGGACGTAATGTAGCAGTCCTTTTTGGGGATGGTGCAGCGGCTATCATATGTGAAGCAAAAGAATGTTCACAAGAAGAAATTCCTCAGGCTTCAAACCAATCGTCAGGTGTGATTGATACTATATTAGGAAGTGATGGTGTAGGAGCTGAAATGCTTTTATTGAGAACACCTGGTACAGCAACCCGTGGATTTTTAAGTCCTGAAACCTATGAAAATGGTGATTGGCACCCTAAAATGGATGGTCGAGTAGTTTTCAAACATGCTGTTAATAGAATGTGTGAAGTTGCTGAAACTTTAATGGAAAGAAATAAAATTTCCGCAAATGATATTGCTTGTTTAATTCCTCATCAAGCTAATCTTCGAATTAGTGAAATGGTAAGAGAAAAAATGGGTTTATCAGAAGGTAAAGTGTTTAATAATATTCATAAGTATGGAAACACAACATCTGCTACAATTCCTATTTGTATTAATGAAGCTTTAGAAGAAGGCCGAATTAAAAAAGGTGATCTTATTCTTACAGTTGCCTTTGGAGCAGGATTTACTTGGGGTGGAAGTCTTATAAGACTGTAA